AAACATTAAGAGTCCTAAGCATGACAAAGTTTCTAAAAATGAGTTACGTCAGAAACGTCTTGATCACCATAGGCTTCATCAGGAAAGTCAAGCGTCTGTTTACCCAGAACAGCTAAGAGCAGAGAGGCAAGAGCTACTTCAGCGCATGAAGGAAATGCTGTCAAAGGCtgcatttgaaaatgaaaagctgAAAGACAAGCTGGTTGCCAAAGAAAACCAGCTGCACTCCCTTAACTATGAACTTGAAAAGTCGAAAACGGACCAGACAGAACTCATGGAGGAGACTTATGATTTGTACCGGGAGGCAGAGAAGAACTtgacaaaactaaaagaaatgcTGAAGGTGAAAGAAGCTCAGCTAGGGCTTGCCACCAGCAGGCTTGATGAGTTCCGTAACTTGCAGGAACAGTTGAGCAAAGAGAAGGAAACCATTGCAAAAGATGCTGATGAAAAAGACAGCCATATTCAAAACTTGATAAAAGAGCGTGATGAGCAGATTCAGCAACTTAGTAGGCAGCTGGTGAGTCACATTttcctagatttttttttttttagggagggGGAGCTGTTCGTTTCAGTAACTGTTTTTGGACTTAAAGCAGCTTAATTAAGAAGTTATGTTTATCAATCTTATACATATTGATCATCTGAACTATAATTTAATAGGAAGAGGTAcatatttgcaaacaaaaagcCGATAAAATGTGGTGTAAAGGAGTTAATGTTTTTCTCACAGACCTTTGTTGTTATGAAGGTCCATGGTTTTGcttgcttttcattttctaaatCAAGCCTTTCATATTAAGGCTGTATAACTCTGCAGGTTGAATGACTGTTTTTAGATACACTTTCAAGAAGAGCAGGAGAGGCTGTCAGTGGTTGCTGCAGATCTTAAGAAGGAGGTTCTTGCGAAAGAGAAGACGCATGAAGATCTTCAGAAAGCCATCACTGACAAGGAGCAGGAACTTAATAAAAGCTAAAGAGTTAGTGTCAGTTTGGTTGACAATATgtctttagaaaatattttttcaagaattttctGTTGACAAATGCTGTTCTAAACCAGCATATCTACGCTGAaccatttgtttttgtctgtgtagTGTGTAAGTTTTTTGTACAGatataatttatgtaaaaaGAAGTAACCATGGAAAACAAACCAGCTAACAGATTTCTATACACTAAATAAGGGACAACCTCATATCCTGGCTGTTAGCTGGTTTTATGCTTTATTGTcactttgtaatttttaaatattttattcaactCAGTACTcagtgatttttgtgtttgaaatcacTTTTTCTTCCATATATGATTTGATTCCTGTTCCTCTGGTAGCAGCTTGCTGATTAAAACTTTGCATAACTAACATTTCTTTTTGGACATTTACATGCTTTGATGTGCTTATAGaggaaaatttcttttaaaatttgatggAGGGTGAAGATAGgctttttgtgtgaaaatatttaaaattaaaaaaaaattaccttttcaAAGACTtaggttgaatttttttttgttgttgttgttggtattaTCAACTAGTTTCCctcaaaactaaatgtttttTCAGAGATTTAGAAACCTTGTCAACATTTCTTCAGACTGCAGCTGCTAAGGAATCAATAGCTAGGAGCAAACTGGAATCATTTGTCACAGAACTGATTGATCGAGCAGATAAGGCTGAACAGGAACTGCAGATGCTTAGAAGGattggcagcagcagcagcagcagtgcaAATCTCACATTTAATCCTTCACAGGTTAGACGATCCAGAACCCATCCAGTCACCATTTAACATgttatcctttttttaaataatctgatGCAGCCTTCATCTTATCTGTACTAAGAgcctacatttattttatatttcttctagATCATTGTCCTCAGTAATAACTTTACAAATTGAGCAATCTAGTGAAGGTCTTTTCATTTCTTGAAGTTAACAATGAATGGAATTTATAAGCATCAGTACTGTCAGTAGAGTAAGGTAATAAATTATATGCCggtcagcaaatattttacaattaaatagATAATGAATTTCACCGCCTACATCCATAGTGTTATaaagcctttcatttctagggatcTCGTTTGCCTACATTTATTCACCAGAAAATAACTGTTCATAAACcaagaagttatttttattctgcGGGGGAGGGGgctgcagatttttttaaaaattgttgttattttgcttAGCTTTGGAGCATAAAGTTAGGGATTCATATTTACTATCACCACTGACTGGTAAGCTCTGTCAACCATCGGCCAATGAAGCCATTGAAGACTGAATTTGTCAGGGCAATTAAATTTCATGGGCCATGcctctgaaaaaaataaccaacatATAATGCACCACTTGTACAGACAATAGGCCATGGGTCCTCTACCTTTGAAACTTCATTGtagtttaaaaattgtatttaatccagctttcttatttacttttgctttttcttgacAGGCTAGTGGAGCATTTCCAAATGCTAGCGCTGTTCCTGTACAGGGAAGTGCTGTTTTCAGTGCTTCTTTGCCCCCTCAACCTTATGCACTGAACAGGTACAacttaataaaaaaactttttaaaaattactgaaactgtatataattatttccttTCACATATTTATGGCTGGAAAATCATATCATGGAACATTGTATAGCAATCTAGcattttttccaaatgaatTGTACGACCCTTATATACATGAACTTGTCTTTCAATTGCAGTACGCCGTTATCTCATTTGAACCACACTCAACCCTTGCATCCATATGGAGATCAAATACTCCAGACTAGCCTAGAACCTTGGTACAAAAACCTGGGTCTGGTAAAGGATTCTGGTAATAGTCCAAAAACTGTGCCAGCAGAAGTGGCAGCCGTGGAGTGCTCCATTGGTAGTACTTGTAATGAACTGTCGTCTTTGCATCAGTCAGTTCATCCACGACAATCACAGCTCTTGCCTTCACAATCACAAATCTCTGCTTCTGGTTGTTTTCAACCAGATGATGCAGCCAGACAACAGCTTAGGATGCATCGTAAGAGCAGTGCATTTAACAGTCTTTACCCAGAGCAAGCTCCAAGGCAGATATCTGATTCATCTGAAGAATTTGCTCCTTTACCAGCTAGAAGGCCCGTTCCAAAACAGAGACGGCAGCCCCAGTGTTATATAGAGGAGCAGACTGGAAAGTCTTATCGTCAGGTTCCTTCTGAGTCAAAATCCAGGCTTCGTGACATACCACCATGTTCTCCAGATGTATATGAGGTGACCAGAAGCCCATTACATTTTGGTAATATCAGTGCTAATGCTAGGAGGCAGAGCAGATATGGAGCAGACCATGTTTCAGATGAAGAGCAAGAATCTTACCACAGTGACAGCTCAGCATTCCATCCACCACACCCTCAGTATGACAACCACTCCCATTTGTCAACGAGTCATAATGCAGAGAAGAAAATGGttagaggaaaaaacaaaatgagtcGGCACTTGGACTTTGCAGAAGGACATCAGCCATCTTGTCTCCCAGACAAGCATCATAAAAATTCCGCCCATAAAAGTTCTTCTCAAAAACATTCTCTTAGCAGAGATGCCACCTGCAGCCTATCACAGAATCCAGAGATGATAGAAGATATTGGGATGTACAAAACTTATACAGTGCTGTCTATGAGTGGAAAAGCAGTAGAGGTATGTTGAAGCAAAGActgttgcaatttttttgtttgattctcAAATTCTCTAaacacattctttcttttagtttttatgaTTGGTAAGCAGGCAGTATTGAAATGctttggattttctttaatgttagGTAATTAttcgtttaaaaaaagcaccagttttaatttttttcaccataatattttctttcaggatCCAGCCATTTTCTCACAGTTGAATaagtattctacagacttggaGCAGTCAACATCAATCCCTTCAAAGCAAAAATCCTCCCGTTACTctgaaaaacagcaacaatggAAAGGTAATGCATCTATGTACCATTAGCAAAATGGTTTTTAACTGTTATCTTTTGGCAAATGTCACATTCAGGCTAAAGCCTACATCTTTCTAAAAGATTcaaaatctcaaaataaaataccttaaaaattcaatattttcattttatttatgtcatCCTGGATTTCTGGATTAGTTTAGGTTTACTTCATTTTCAGCtttatcagttttaaaaattagttttctgtccaggagtttttgtttgtttgttttttttacttggaGCAGACAAAGCTGCTTTGCTCTAattgcatacatatatatatcttcaggAAAACACAGCTTATCAATACCCCATGGCAAACTGCATCTAAAACAGATGCAAGGTGGTGCAGAGATCAGCTCCCTTGATGGTCTTGAATTGTctcttgatgatgatggcatCATGTGGGAAGCTGCCAACGTAAATTCCGATGCCTTTGACTCAAACAGAGTGAGTCCTTATGGCAGTGAGACTACTGGTGATGTGGACTCATCAGTGCTTTGTTCTACAAGATCTCACACTAACAATAAGTCTACTAAAGGGATGATACTGATGAGGATGTGGTTGACTTGCAAGAAGAAGACTCCTACAGATGTTAGCTTTACCTGAAGAAGAGCTACAAGAAAAGGCAGCAGAAGTAGTTCCTCTGGGTGAACGAATTTCTAGAATTTTGAAAAGTGTTGCAAAGgaggaaaacaatgaaacagatTCAGCCATCAACAACTGTCATGACAAAAGTAACCCACCCATAAGTCAACAGAAACGAGAGTCACCTTTGGATAGAGCAATGGCAGTCAGAGAAAGAGTGAAGAGCATGACACTTCCCAGAGCTGGAGAGAGATCTCCATCTGAAGGCCCACCTTCTCAACTGGTACAAAAAACAGATGCAAACTATCAGAGAGAGCATTTGTCAAAACAAAGGACAGAGCCCCATGGTGTTGCCCAAGCAAATATCATTCACAAGACTCAGCCATTGACACACTGGATGATATGTCTTCAAGTAGCTATGCAGCTGTAAATATAAAGCCTGCATATGGTCAGAGAGTTGGGGAGAAAGGAATAGCTGGCTCTGGCAAAGGCGTGGACAAGATGCTAAACAGATTTGAGCTGGCAGAGCCAGGGGAAGATCAAGGGAAGGCAGGTGAGCGTTTGTTTAAGCCCCCTTCTTCTCCAGGAAGAGAAATGCTACCAAAGATGGATGGAGCACATGTTTTGCCTGATCATCAGCACCAGGCTTTGCATGAGAGATGTAGTCCTCCAGAAACAGGTTCACCCAGCACCCCTGCCACAGTTGGTACACCTACTACATGTAAAAATCAACATCTAGAGACGCAATCAACTGAAGTGTCTGAGAAAGGTATCTTAGTGCATGACAATCTGGACAGTGATGCATCAAAAATCAAGAAGCAGTTTTCCACATCTGGTTCTCCCTTTATGAGACAAGCATCAATCATGCTTGAAGAGCAGAACTTGCAACAGTTTGAAACGGCTGCGCTGAAACCAGCTAAAGAGCTCCGAGCGAGGTTTATGAGTTCACATTCATCATCTGAAGATTCTAGtctccactcactctcacttccTGCCAAACCAGTGACATTAACAAATCAAGAAGATGAAAGCACAGATATGGACATGGATTATGATTTGGAGTCTGACTTGCAGAACTTGTCAGTAcctggggtggggaggggacaTGGGGTCCCATCAGGAAGACCAACAGTAAAGAAAGCCAGAGCCTTACAGAGGAAGCCTAGAATTAGTAGAACTGCAGGTGCCAGATATGGAAAGCCAGCTATTTTGCCAGAGATAACAGATGGTAAGTTTCATTATGCTTATTTTCaaggggtttttttgtgtttttttttttttttttttttttgaaaataggAATGGGTATGTGCTTTGCTTCATTAACTCAAGCATAGTACTTCtatgaaaatagaaacagaTATTTGTAAAATAGAAGTAATGACTTTGAGAAAAAGTTATTACCATGTGGTGTGCACATTAATATCTTTTTATGGACTGGAATTTTCAGAGAGCAGCTCTGCAGCTTCTGATGCTGACCTGGGTGTGAACAGACAGCAAGAAGAGAAACGACGTAGACGTATTGctctgttttgtgtgttttcttaccTGGATGTACTCACGCTAGGCATCGTAGCACTTGTCTGTAAAGAATGGAGACGAATTAGCAGACACCCAGCACTCTGGAGGCGTGTACAAATCAAGTACCAATGTGTTTCTTCAAAGGTAACTAAATATCCCTGGTGGATTTTTTATCGGGGGTGGGGGGTGAGTTTGCACTTGTTTGATTATGTTTGTGGTCAATTTTTCTCcaaaacaatttacaatttagtttttcaattttgttatATCACATGAATATATTTTTCGTGGTTTTTGCCatgttttatctttaataatACAGAGACACTTGTCaatcttctgtttctttcagtttttgatCACAATTTCAAAGTGGTGCACACAGCTTACTTCACTGACACTTGAAGGTTAGTCATGGAATAATTGATCTAGTTATGCATTATTCTTTAGCATGTTCAATGGTATTATTGTAGAAGTAGACATGTTAAACTTTATCAGTTGCATCTTCAGGTCTCTTTGTGAGCTGGCAGGCCGGGGAACTCTGGTCCCTGATCACTTAAGTTTTCTGTCAgcgcagaaaaagaaatatccTTCTGCccatttcatatttctttcttttttcttttccaaactAGGTGTTTATAATCTCAATGAAAGTGTGACAGccttaaaaaaactttcccACTTCTTGAAGTACgctttattttacatgttttaagCATTGCCAAGCAAAGTTACAGAAgagttactttaaaaaaacggCAACTTTTATGTGCtactatttacaaaaatgaaatattgattttaaaatgtgtttatatactttagGATGCTGAGTTGCATGGTGAGACCTTACAGCTACATAAATCACAAAATGTGTGTAGTGTACTATTTTGCACCTGAGCCACATCTTTGCCACAATGTCTGTCTGCTCTTTTTcgcaaatattttacaaaaataataataacgcaTAGCAGTATTCCTGTACGTTACTAACAGATAGGtaactgtttatttaaattCTGTAAAATCCTTTTTCTTCTATGCTTTTTATGTAGTTCTCTAACAGAATGTGTTGCTTGCTAAAGCATGCCCTCCTTCATCATCTAACAAAATAGTCTTTAAAACTGTGATCTTATAACTGAACTGCATGTTATGTTGTCAGTAGAATAGAATTAGTTAAATTTCTAAGtttattagttttcattttaaaaacaattcctACAATCTAATGATTATATAGCCCACGAATGCACGTTCTTGAATCTAGAAGTGCTTATGAGTTTTATGGTCTTGACATAACAGAAAACTGATTATCCAGTGAGATTTTTAAAGAAGTAACAATctaaacaaaatacatatacTGCATTACAAATTTTGAATCTTTCTAAATGTCTGTGTCATACCAAAGTTTTCAATATCTTTCAATATCAATAAATGTGTATGCCCATCAATTATTCCTTATCTAGCTTTTGCCATCCTTTTAGATATCTCAGAAAACTGATGTTGGAGAGTATAACAAAATATTAGAAATCTTATACTGTTCTCTATTTACTAGTAGATTGTATCAAGGGCTTGTTTGCTTTGAAAAGGCTACATCAAAATACATTATAGATTGTAAgaacatgcatattttttgtaaatattagaGCAGCATATTATATgactttattattgtcattgttgGCATCCTATTTGTTCGGTTTGCACATTATTAGCTTCCATAACATGTTTGTCTATCATATCAATTTATAAATGAACATGTAACTTTTTAGGTGTTGACAGTAACTCCTTAATTAACATTATTTGCTATGAATCTGCATATAGAAGTGCTGAAGCTGATCCCTCCCGAAAGTCACTACTAAAACAATGTTCTgtatatgtaaaataattattcattgaCATCAATaactttgttgcttttgtttgctttttttcctttgcttttggtttatttttgctgtaaCCTCATGCATTGAGGTCAGAATGAAACATAGCTCACATCTTAAAAGTAAAGATTAAACAGTGCAAGCACCTTAAAAACCAGTTGCGTAAACCACTTGTGAAGACAGCATTGTCCATGCTGGTCTTTTAAGGTACATATCGATATTGTATTAATGTGCTAGTGTTAGTTTGTTATATGATATTTGCATGACTATATATTATTACAATGTTTTGACATTTACTATCATGCATAATTTGCTTGCACCACTTCACATATAATAGTTCATACATACattctctccccaccctccacccctCACCCCCAACGAAGCACTctaacatgcatgcacacttgtatatttttagtttatttagataacataaattatgatttgtaaatgtttgtatacaTGCTAGAAAACTAGCAGTAGTAGTTCTAAGTTTTTGTGCTAGTTTCCATTTACATgcattttgttcctttttattaACACGTAAAGGTCTACCGAGCTGGTCAGAGGCAAGCAGGGGAAACATTAGATGAATACAACCGCAGGACAAAGTAAGTCACTTCAAGTTTTATGCTTTAAATATTGATGATGGTGAGTATACATAGATACAGGTTTAAGTTCACATGCTTCTTGTAAATGTTTCCTTAAAGCCAATTCTAgtggagcttttttttttaccctactgttcaacatcttgatttaaattaatttaaaatgtttggaaaCTAGTTGctgatattattttttgctcttagatgttgacaaatatacttttatatataattaaagcAGGAAATGAATAAGCTCATTATCCTGCATGAGGACACTGTATACAagtatatgcacacacatatatgtacacacactaATCACACTTGCACATATGTATGCTcccttctttttccttcacaCATATATAACTGTAACGGATTAAActacatatttatgttttaacaTGTCTTAaacgtgtgtctgtatatcAGGGCTTGTCTAGAGCCTGGTCTGGAGGAGCTGTTGAAGGTGTCTCAGGACTCCTTAACTACTGTCTCAATTGTAGCATGCAGCAATATCCTGACAGACAAGTAAGACATGACAAGTCTTAACTCTTTCTGTACAGCTTGCATCAGCAAATGCAAAACGTCTTTGTAGCTACAGCTTAACTGCATCAATACACCCATATTGAATGAGTATAAATGAAGATCACAGCAGAGGTTAAATTTCTTAAACCAGAGGTTAATGCATTGTATTTTAATGTACCAAATGTGTCCACTACTTACAagataaaaacaggaaaaatgtcTTGGTTATAAATGTGGTCAATATTTTGCGTATGCTTACAATACTGTGTACAGATAGAGGGTAGATTTTATTGTACATCCAATCGTTCATTCTAGTGACCGCTAGTTTCACTGTTTGCAGATGTTTATGGCTTGTTAGTGGatattgtcgtctgctggagCGGCTGACCTACATAAGTGACACACATCCACTTACTGCAGAGGTCATGTGGGCACTAGGTGGAGGGTGTCCGAGCATTACTTCTCTCATGGTTCCACCTTTACACACTgggtaaatattttgtgcatgttttcCTTGTCCTAGAGATTAATAATGTTCTTGGGATTAGAAAACAAGGAATTACATCAATGCAATATCTGAGCTGACAAGGGTTTACGACGTGAATGAATCTGCTTTTGGTCATGCATTCACATGTGTGttcattttgtgttgtttatgtgtatCATTTATAGTTAATTCATGTAACATGGTTGTATATGCATTGATTTTGGAGTTTGGGGGGAtttgtaatgtttcttttttaatactAAGCGTTAGAACACTTTGACGTTTGGTTATTagaggctgtttgtgtgtgtgtgtgttcattttatATGGATGTTGATGCATTCTGGGATCTTTATACAGCACACTTAAGCAGGGCTTGACCAATCGTTGCCTGCTGTTGATGGCACAGTTTTATCCAGATTTGCTTCAGCTGGGTATTGGAGGACATGCCTTAGATGCCACAGGCCTAGTACCTTTGGGTAAGCACTCTATGATCTTTTATcagctttttttatattttatttctgctatGCCCCTGACAGCTGTGCAGATTCAGAAACATCAtttacaccattttttttttttcaaatcttcatTACCACTCACATTTTTGTAGCTTCCAGGTTTTCTGCATCTTAAAGTCCATGTGTTAATATGCTGCTTCTGTTTGTTCAGTGCTAGGTAGCTTTCCACTTTAACAGGCTCTAGACTGAATTCCACATTGTTCATCAACATACATTCATGAAGTAGCATTCAAGTCCACTGTTTTTGTACTTCCATTTCATAAACAATGAAATACTTTGCGTACGGTTCCTTTCTCCTATGTGCCTCAACTGAAAGCTTATGTCTCAAAGCTGATTGCTCAGCTGCTGACAAATTTTTGGTTTACCTGTGTCTCAGTTCAGTCATGCCAGCGCCTTCAGTTCCTGAGCCTGAACCACATTAAGGAGCTTAAGGATGACACGGTTGCAGCCATGTGCAAAGCAGGTCTGAGGCAGCTACAGAGGTTGGAGCTGAACTGCATTCCCCTCAAGGCAGAAGCTATCAGGAACTTCTACAGTGCGTAATCCCATTTCTGGACAAATGAACAGCTAATGATCCATTTTTGGTGAATGTTATTGGGGTCACAGTGGTAGTGATTGCATTGGATGGCTTTGTTTCCCCCCATATATGTATGATGTCAAGCAGTTTAATTAAATGCACagtttttacataaatttccaaatttgtttacaaatgtcaaCATTGGTCATCATGTTTTTCTTAACTTCGTTTTCTATTTTAGACTCATGCCGTCATCTGAAAGAACTCAGAGTGACAGTTAGCATACATGACTATTGGGAAGATGCACGCAAGAAGAAAAATAGGGAAGACTACAAGAAGATACTGGCAAGCTTAGAGGTAACATTTTCCTTTAGTCTTATTTCTTGATCAATGTGCTCAAGTTCCTGGCAGTTGTAATCAGGATAAAAATGTAGGAACATTTTTGAAAGTTACTTTTTCATGTCATGCATATTTCAGAGTCaatgtgagatttttttttttttttgttgctgtttttgcaAGTAGTTAGGAGGAAATGTAAAGGCTAgagtttgttttggttttgtttgggtttttttggtaGGGCCTCGCCTTGTGTACATTATATGTTGTCTCCCTTCTCATGCAGAAGAAAAGTGTGCCATTTATCTCCTATTACCCTCCTACTCTTCACTCACCAGGAGCAGTAAGAAATTGGTTTTGTAGTGTAAtcagaaatttatttaatatattcaCCAGTATGATTACAGTATTTATGAAGTGCCATATTGAAAAGGCTACAGACAGTTTCTTTTCAGCTGTGATGAATAATTTGTGTACAGGAGCTGAAATCTCAGGCTGGCCTGGGCAACATTCTACGTCTCCAAGCAGCCTCTGTGGATTAGTGATTTTGGTTACACTGCACTTTAAAAGCCAGTTGGCAACTTCACATTGTTTCTTATGGTTGCATACTTTAATtgagagtgttttttttatctagtGAAAATTTATCACAAAGGagcatttccttttttttccgcAAAATTTTTAATACCTGTGATATCATAAACAGCTAAAGTATAGGTATCTTTTGTGTCATTGTTGATACTTTGAGATACAATTCTAGTAGCTGTATGATGTGGGTTTTTTAACCGTATTTATACTTACTAAACTGTTCTTTCTTGTGGGTTCATCAGGTGGTGGAATGTAAGGTAACATTTGTAGCCatgcttgtttacattttatggATTTATACTTGTATATGCTTTGTGGTCTATTTCATCTTGTAAACTGCTTCTTAGAGAATGAAGATTTCTGTTTATAAATGAAATGGAATGAGGATCATACATTTTTGGGGATCAGTAGACCAGGCATCTTGCGACAATGTAAACATCATGTTGTAAGCACATTATCAGTCTACAATGCCAGAAAATCTAAGTCCCTGAGATCAGAGATTTTTGTGGAGGATTCATATTCTAGAACTTACAGCTTATGGGAAATTGTTTCATCATCTTTTACCAAAGGCAGTGTTATTTCAAATAAACCAGTAATAGTTCTTTGCCATATTGATGACTTGGCTTATGTTATCGAAACAAGTGGAGGCCATTTGCCTGCATTTACAAGATTTTATTCCTTTAGGTTATGAATAAAATAGTGGCAGCCTAAAAACTTTACACAGACTATCCAGCTTAGCCCACTAAAGATAAACTATATGAATTACTGCAGTAGGTTTTCTTTTTGGATGCGAGATTTAATACTAATCTGTAAGATTTGCAAAATACAGCGCCATCAATGCATTACCCTGTTCAAACCAACTGATAGCATttccaggcaggcacttgacttaaaccctcaggggaagaggagagttgagaGATCAAAGCAGACtgggaaaagaacagtagagagctaggcaaaggacatcggaactaCATACTTAATTGTCTACATAAAGATCTGAGGCATTTATGTTTAATGTATCAGTCTTCCTTTGTTGGTATTTCACTTTTTTGACATTGAGAACAACCAGCAAGAATGCAGAGCACttagttttattacaaaattaaaagcgGTCCATAAGGTTTCACAGAtacagttttctgttttgttttacaaacaggcaatgaaaacaaataatacattggtagaaaaatatcaaatatcagaaaaaggcaaaattgGAAGAAACAACAGTCATAAGTAAACATTAGTTGTCATGGATAGCAACACCATTCCAAAAGTCACAAATGAAGAGCaccatggtttaaaaaaaaaaaaatcacatacacTGCCAACAAATCTCGATGGTTCAACAGAACCTTTTGTACATTTAGACATGAAAGcttataaacattataaaa
This sequence is a window from Pomacea canaliculata isolate SZHN2017 linkage group LG5, ASM307304v1, whole genome shotgun sequence. Protein-coding genes within it:
- the LOC112563619 gene encoding F-box only protein 41-like isoform X2, with translation MLSCMVYRAGQRQAGETLDEYNRRTKACLEPGLEELLKVSQDSLTTVSIVACSNILTDKCLWLVSGYCRLLERLTYISDTHPLTAEVMWALGGGCPSITSLMVPPLHTGTLKQGLTNRCLLLMAQFYPDLLQLGIGGHALDATGLVPLVQSCQRLQFLSLNHIKELKDDTVAAMCKAGLRQLQRLELNCIPLKAEAIRNFYNSCRHLKELRVTVSIHDYWEDARKKKNREDYKKILASLEELKSQAGLGNILRLQAASVD
- the LOC112563619 gene encoding MAR-binding filament-like protein 1-1 isoform X1 is translated as MELKKLQDNRVTQNQTAGDTDEREGQESKEKLVIEEEISKKKTELEYISNKLFKAKQDLKNKKQRDKKRSQKQDDSEQVKTTNFNKNVATDSSYVTTEEDLSDYSTSQASYSLSKTFSTTTRDRSPNIKSPKHDKVSKNELRQKRLDHHRLHQESQASVYPEQLRAERQELLQRMKEMLSKAAFENEKLKDKLVAKENQLHSLNYELEKSKTDQTELMEETYDLYREAEKNLTKLKEMLKVKEAQLGLATSRLDEFRNLQEQLSKEKETIAKDADEKDSHIQNLIKERDEQIQQLSRQLIHFQEEQERLSVVAADLKKEVLAKEKTHEDLQKAITDKEQELNKS